ttaaagagagagagagagaaacaaattaatcattaatatatCCAAACACCACTTAATTCAAAAGTTAAATTTATTAGTCAAGTTGTAATAAATGCTAGAATATATATATCCACGTACAGTCAACGCTAGAAGTGCTTAAAGAACAGATAAACCTATTAGGGTTTGTCAATATAATTAGTTCGTAATACATCAAGCAAAACAATACATAGTCAAAATGTGATTCCAGATTATAACATCAAAAGCACTACTCAATTAGTAGGGATCTATATATATTCATATTTCTACTAAACTACGGTAATATCGCATTAAATAGTTTCAACTGGATCCAATAAAAGTAATCACACTCTTCATCTACATAACATAAGTTAGGTAACTATCTAAAATCTTACAAggttcctttttatttatttgctctcaggcttaatttgtttttttcaaGTACTATTCATTCATTGAGATTTATCATTTATAgtataacattttcttttaagaaTTGATTTTGCGTGGTTTGCGGTATTTTATTTAGTGGCACTTCACTACTTCCTACAAATAGCATCTTTCGAAAAGTAGCGTTTTTCAATAGATTAGTTGATTCTAAACGAAAACACCAATATAATgagttattaaattaaaaaaaaaaaaactttaacaTAAGAACTATACAGTATTGTGAAAGAATCCAAGTACACcttataaaactatttttcagatattaatttcaattaatcaATTTAGGTTGAtcgagtggtcagctcactGACTCGCTCATAGCCTTAAGTAAATGTCAATCGAAAATTTGAATCATGCTTTGTATATGCAACAATATATTATTCAATAACAAATCCTTAAatgccaaattaaaaaaaaatattgtaaaaaacaaaaaataaatattgatttcaaATTGAAACTGTATTTTAGATATTGACCCATAATATTTATCAATGTGGCGGAAAGATTTtcatgataaataaaattgataataaaatataatatagatGGATAGGGATGCATGTCAAGAGAGTATATATAAGTTGAATTGAGTTGGAAGAGGGAGCAGTAGTTTCACATGCACTAGTTATAATAAGTATTGACTGCTAGCTGAGTTTACATGCACCTCTCACCATCAAACTAATAACCCTTGTGGTCCACCTCAACATGCATCACACAATTTTTATTCTTCCatttccattattattattcaaataacTAGAAATCTATATGATCTTTCTATTCTTCTCTCTGCCACTCAATTATCCACTATGCCATTGATTACCCCTCAGCAAAATTGGTAAACATCTTCGTCATCATCATGACTTACATTATTTCTTCTTGTGTTAACATTATCATCATTACGTTTTTAAAACATCTACAAttatttatatctatatatgGAATTTTGTACCATATATATAGATGTATATTGATTcggaatcatgcaataaaggaAAGTAGTATAATTCCATTGGAGTATAGTTTGGACTTATATTATTTCAGTGTATGTGTACATtattttgaagaagaaaaaaaatgagtaaacttattagtcaaattatttatcactatgaattataaaatatataagaatagAATCATAGAAATTGACCCAATGCATGCATGCGTACAGTGATGacatattttgttttttgagtattttctttcttattatAAGGATTTAGGAAATAAGATATAATAATCATATTTGATTAGCTTGTTCTTCCaactactattttttttttttttgaattgattAGAAATCCTCAATGAActgattaattatttaataatcggatattaattataaaaaaaatgaaggcTGAGTTGCTAATGAGAATGCTTGCATTGTTGATCTCAAAATTTCTTTGTTACAATAATTtctagaatatatatatatattccttatttatttacttcATAAACAATTTCTTTATCGTGAATCCCTACTTATTTCTTTGACTTTTGATATAGCTAAAGCAATGTACGTGTATTAGTTTCAGTTTTCTAATAACTCTTGGCCCGTTAACTTTTTAGTCACAGTGTGAGCAATAATGATTAATGAACATTTCAAATGGCAtcattctatatatataaataccaTAATGTTTGAAATCATATATGGAATAATAAAACGTCCTTTAATTTGCTTGTCCGGGTTCATTGAGAATCTTAGTAATTATTATTGCCAGGGTTtgcattattcataattttgattttttatttccttcttGTATGAAAAACTTTGTTACTATCCTTTGACTAATGACTACTCAATTTTGGGTATTGggaattttcttgctcagcccACACCGACCACCATACATGGTCGGTTTCTACCACCTCCTAGGACTGTGCTTGAGGATCTTCCTTGTAGGGTAGGCTTCATGcaggtttttactttttattttactttcttgttccaTGTGCTTGTGTGAGGAATATTAGATGTTTAATAGTgaacataatatttttgtataaattgtACATTGATACAATATCttgtttattattaaatttggtgtaaaatttattttacataaGTTATAGTATATTcaatagtcaccaaaaaaaaaaaatagtatattcAATAGTGGAGATTATGTATTGATTTAATGTAggggataaaaataaataaaaaccaaTTCTCTGCTCTAAAATgtctaagaaaatttaaaaagcattgtaaagTTTCTTTGCTATTGTTGCTAATGCTCTTAAGTCTTAACTTGTAAGCTGTTTAATGTGTTGAATTCTAAATAAATGTGGTGAATTGTTGTCGAGTCTTCCAAGTTCCAATTATGAATACCATGTTCAAAGACATTCATATTAACACATTTTCATTGAAATTTGAATGAACATTTGGTACTAAAATTAAGCATGGAGAATGGTAGGAAAACCCTTTTCTTGCCACTGGATCAGTCTGGTGTTTGTTGGAAAAAACCATATGAAGAAagcatatatacaataaaatagcCTAATGataattagagaggaaaaataGAAGAGATATTGGTGTTAGAAATGCAGAACCCTAAGAAGTAAGAATATACAACTTAGAACAAAATGAAGACTCATTGGATACACCCCATTCCCCACTACTATCCAACAGAATCTTCTTGAGTGgcttcatcatcttcatccaTGGAATCAATATCATCCTGCTTTTgatcctcctcctcatcatgCTCACCACCCTGAGTTTCTGCATCAGACATTGATCCATGTTTTGCATCAGCTATGTCATCATCGCCAGTGTCGCTGCAACTCTCAGTTTCCGAGTCAAATAGAGCTATAACATTGTCTCTCCCTTGATTGGCAGAGACTCCAGATTGCCCCCTTGAATCAGTAGCAACAATGCCAATCGTCTTGCTTTGTAGTTTTTGTTCATCATTTCTTCCGGCACCATCAGCATCTGAAGTAGGAGTGATCTGATTCTCGGCCACCATACCATTCGAATCATGCAATGGTCCAGAACTTGCATTGTTGCCTCTGCTTGGAGATTCATTATCTTCATGCACAGATGGAGCTGTGCTGCAAGCCCAACTACCGGCAACTTCGGAAGTTATAAGGTCTGCTGTTTGGATTGTGTCTCTGGCTTCTGTATCCTCGACGGTCTTTTGAGTATCGACATGATTATTTGATTGCGAGTGATGTAAAACTTGCCTAGTAGTTGTTTGAACATGGTCTTCAGTTTCTTGTCCATTAACATCATCATCAAGCTGCATAGTGTCCCCAGCTAAAGCATCATTCCTGTTCAAATCGAAGTTCCGGTCACCACAATTTGCAGGACTCTCAGTCTCAACAACTCGCTCGGTGCATATGGCATCTCCCTCAATCATAGGTGCCGTGCCAACACCATCTATATTCGAACCGAATCCATCTCTAACACCATGGTCATGATCTGCACTGGTGAATTCGGCTTCTTGCGTATTCTGGCATTCTTCACTTCTTAAATCGCAGTCATGCTTCTCGGTGACACTGGCTTCCTCGCTTGATGTTTCAACTTGATCTCTGTTAAGCTTCTGTGCAGAATTAACAGATCCTGCCTTTGcagcattttctttttctctgggTGATGTTCCACCCATGGCTCCATCCATATCAACTGATGTGTTGTCATAATTATCTTCATCTTCTAGAGTTCTCTGCATAGACTTTAGTTGCTCTTGTTGCTTAGCAAAAAGTACTTGTATCTCTGCGGTTGTGGAATAAAACGATCGTAGCTGTGTTTCCCTGCATCACAAATAGTTGTGGTTATTTAGTGATTGAGCTTCAGCCGAAGTGTATCAAATTATCATCACCATGAAGATTGAGGCAGAAGCATACATGTTGCACTAAAAAACAGCTACACCGTCAATCAGCATTTCacactaaaaaaaaatctaccATTCAACCCTTAAATACATTATCCTATTGAGACTAGCCATGTCACCCATGATGAATATTAGCAATCATATAAAAACCTTACCGAAGCATAAGCCTTTCTCTGGCACCTTTTAACCTCCGTCTCTCAAAATCAAGATCTCGCATTGCAGCATTTAtttcaagctcaagaactgaAACTTTAGCCCACGCTTCTTCTCTAGCTACCTGCTAACAACAGCAACAAAGAAAGAAACTTCAGGTGGAAAAGAAATTAATCAGATGGAATGCTGAAGAAACAGATCTGCTATGGGATTCAGTATTCCTTGAACCATAAGCACTGGTCAGCACAACTCATAGAATAACTTTGCATTCACATAGAAATGACATtaggaaaaataagataagaacaCAGGAATTACTGCAAAGCAGACATTATTTTCATAAATGGTTTTGTACCAAAAGCTATCTGTATTCTATACCATGAACTTCCTTTTCGTCTATACCTTTTCACTTTCAAGCTCTTTCTTTAAACTTCTTGTCTCCAGCTCAAGTTCTTCTACTCTCTGCTCATCAATCAGCAGAGAATTAGTTATTCCCAGCTAAACCAAAATATGGATAAGTAACATGAAACTCCATATAAAGTTATCTTTGTACCTTTTCACCGTTTGCAGAGGCCAGCTGTTCTTCATGTAATTGTGTTTCCAACTGACGAACTTTATTATCGGAGACAACCAACTTTTGCCTAGTATCCTCCTGCATTAGAAAAGGAATAACATTTGTAGTACATAAAATTTGGCACTAAGGCTTGGCTAACAGCATCAGCATCGTAGTCATACCAGCTTGGATCTCAAGGTTTCAACCAGCGAAGAACTCTCCCTCTCTGACTCCTGCAACAGATCACAAGAAACCACCAGTAGGCAACTTAAACTAGACCCAAAAAgtaattaagatttttttattacttttttcaaTATTAGTACCAAAACTTTCAAACCTGGAGCTTATTTATTGTTTCTTGtagttctctttctcttcttgaCGCAGCATCAGAAAGTCGTTTTAATTCTTCCTGAGCCTCAGACTGAGCTCTATGAACTGCAGCCTTTAGATCATCTGCAGCCTTTTCTTGCTCTTCTTTTcgcttagttttctcttcatctAATTGTTCCTTCAGTTCAGTAATATTTACCTTTTGACTGAGAGAGTTACCATATAGACCAACATAAATATTAGCACTTCAAATACcaggaaaataaattttaaaaagaaataaatatagaaaacgAGCTCCAAAAGTGATTCAAAATTAGTTTAACAACTTCAACAGAAAAAGACAGGCTGAACCATTTTGATAAGCTCTAATCAGAAGCCACTATAAATATCAATAAACTTGAATCAGGACAACCTGAAATTATTGGGGAAGGGGACGGGGATGGGAGTAGAGGTAGGGTACCCCACGGGGACTCGCAATATCCCCGGGAAGGTGGAATTTACTAAAATGTCATCACTTGTATAAAAAGTTATTAGTTATCATGGTGgatatttaatatttgtattAGATTATGTTAAATTGTGTTTGGAACTTTGGATTGTGTTGATTTATGTTAAACtttgttgaatttttgaaagattgtgttatgagttttgtgttaaattgttttaaaaaaactttaaaGACAATACCCATGAATACCCGCGGATATCCGCCATCCTCGCGGAGACAATTAATCAGGGACCCGTGATGGGGATGGGGCGGGAATGGGGGCATATTCATAAACGTGGATGGGGAGCATCACGGGTATCCATTGCCAGCCCAAGAAATTACATAATATGAAGTATTCATACCATTCAATATCTACATCAATGATAAATTCTGAATCCAACAACGCATACCTATGTATTATAGCATTTGCTTCAGCACATGACTGCATGTAAACACTAAGATTCTCATTAAGGTCTTCcaatgcatgtttctgttcaGCAGATATTTTGTTAGCTTCTCCCAACTCCTTGTGTTTGAGATCGACCATTAGCTGTAACTCTTTCAATTGATCAAGGTAACCTTTTGCTACCGACACTTTGACTGATTTCAGCTCCTAGAGAATGGATCATATATTAGGTAAGATATTGTAGGTTTTAAGCAACAtgaataaataagtttaaattAAGACAAAGATTTGTTCTGAAATCCATTAGATGCACAAATAGCCATTAAATATCACGCTGGAAAAGTAAGTCATAAAATGAATGAAATTACATACATTTTCATGAAGTTCAACAGCTGCACGATTTTCATTACGCAAGGTATCAATTAAAACAACTTGATTCTCCAATTGCTTTCTCAGTTCCTGACAACAAGAACATTGGATAacttaaagaaaagaaaaaaggtttGCTTCACTCATTTATACTTCAATCCTTCAAAATTAACACACCGTGTTTGATCTTTGAAGGCTTCTGAAATCATCAAGAGATATAGGACCCTCAGGAGCACCAATGCCTAAACCCTTCAATCTCTTGTTTTCAGAAACGAACTCCTCTACATACAGGGGGAAAAGttaaagcaaaaagaaaatcaGTATCAATCTCGATACAATATAACCTATACAATCGAATAAACTTGTCTCAAAGCAACATCCTGCAACAAAGCATAGCAAAATTATGACATTCATCACATATGAAGCTTTAAACTTTGACAAAATAGAGGTCTGAGTTCTGCTTATGAGCATAAACCAGAGTATAATGCAAGAATGACTAAGAATAGTATGTATGTGAGCTGCTAATCATAATGCTACCTGCTTTCCGTTTGGGAACTGCATTATCCgttttggaaagaaaaaaaagatacatTGCAAATTCTAACAAATATCGATgcaagtgtgtgtgtgtgtgtgtgtgtgatgaGAGTGAGTTGTACCATGGTGGGATTggtataaaagataaaatcgTAATAGAATCACTGAATTCCAAAGGAACTCATATTACCATGTTGAGGGGGAGCTGAAAATGATATAATATCTCCATGATGAACTTTAACAGCAGCattattctttttcaatttctccCAGTTCAGATAAGTCCCATTTGTgctaaacaaaaaacaaaatatgaagCGAGCAAGACAAATTCCAAATTAGACAACTTGCAGCACCTAAATACAAACTGACACATCTTCAACAGattcagaaaaaaaatttaaaatgacttGGCAATTGATgatacaacaaaaataataaatctatacCACTAGGTGGGACAAGCTACATGTAAATTACACCTCGGTAGAATGCATgtaaaataaatccaaaaaagAAATGGCAACAACCTCGTATCTTTCAAGAATACAGACATAGTGTCCTCCATATTTTCATTGGTAACCCTCATCCTATAAATTTTGCAATGGTTTGCACTAACAGAGTTGGAATCAATCTGGAAACGCACATCCTCCATCAATCGCCCAATGCAGTGCTCATCAGCAGTCAACAGAATATTAATTCCCTGCTTACAGTTCTCCCAGTCAGATGAAATTCAAACAATGCTGCAATTATTTGATGCTTCTATCCAAGAAAAAGCAAAGATTGTTATGTACCAAAAATTAACTAGTTCACCAAACAACCACAAAACTTTTATCTCCACAGCCCATGTGAAGTATGTTATTGGATCAAATGATACCACCTTGTCCAATCATGAACCATGTCGATAGCAAAATCATTGAATAAGTGATATCTATaccctttatttctttttaaagagaaaaaaagctTTCCCTT
This sequence is a window from Arachis duranensis cultivar V14167 chromosome 2, aradu.V14167.gnm2.J7QH, whole genome shotgun sequence. Protein-coding genes within it:
- the LOC107475668 gene encoding uncharacterized protein LOC107475668, with the protein product MATEENDAKPETTPNTTVSHLPTSTPNDVVSEPIQKQQQQQQQQPPLNPRDFILSVASKIATQPLHNTPDPHVWGVLTAISNNARKRTQGINILLTADEHCIGRLMEDVRFQIDSNSVSANHCKIYRMRVTNENMEDTMSVFLKDTSTNGTYLNWEKLKKNNAAVKVHHGDIISFSAPPQHEFAMYLFFLSKTDNAVPKRKAEEFVSENKRLKGLGIGAPEGPISLDDFRSLQRSNTELRKQLENQVVLIDTLRNENRAAVELHENELKSVKVSVAKGYLDQLKELQLMVDLKHKELGEANKISAEQKHALEDLNENLSVYMQSCAEANAIIHSQKVNITELKEQLDEEKTKRKEEQEKAADDLKAAVHRAQSEAQEELKRLSDAASRRERELQETINKLQESERESSSLVETLRSKLEDTRQKLVVSDNKVRQLETQLHEEQLASANGEKRVEELELETRSLKKELESEKVAREEAWAKVSVLELEINAAMRDLDFERRRLKGARERLMLRETQLRSFYSTTAEIQVLFAKQQEQLKSMQRTLEDEDNYDNTSVDMDGAMGGTSPREKENAAKAGSVNSAQKLNRDQVETSSEEASVTEKHDCDLRSEECQNTQEAEFTSADHDHGVRDGFGSNIDGVGTAPMIEGDAICTERVVETESPANCGDRNFDLNRNDALAGDTMQLDDDVNGQETEDHVQTTTRQVLHHSQSNNHVDTQKTVEDTEARDTIQTADLITSEVAGSWACSTAPSVHEDNESPSRGNNASSGPLHDSNGMVAENQITPTSDADGAGRNDEQKLQSKTIGIVATDSRGQSGVSANQGRDNVIALFDSETESCSDTGDDDIADAKHGSMSDAETQGGEHDEEEDQKQDDIDSMDEDDEATQEDSVG